TGTCGAGGTCGGTATTCACACACAGACAACGACACCCTTCGCCATGCCGTCACGCAGGCCCACGACCAGCCCAGCCTTCGGACTCAATCATCTAGGAGCGCGTTCGGCTGAATGAACGGCGGCGGCCCCGGCTCAGTGCCGGGGCCGCCGCCGTTCTGGACGAAACGGCCCCATCGTCCCTAATCAGTGGCACAGTCGGAACGCTTTGGCCTACGTTCGACAGGTGACGCAGACGACGACGTACCTCCGTTACCCGCATCTGTCCGGATCTACTTTGACCTTCGTCGCCGACGACGACGTGTGGCTCACCGACCTGCCCGGCTTCGCCGCCTCGGCCCGAGCGTGGCGGGTCACCTCGGACCGCGTCCCGGTCAAACGGCCGCTGCTGTCCCCGGACGGCTCGCGGGTGGCGTGGACCTCCGCGCGGGAGGGTGTCGTCGAGGCCTTCGCGCTGCCGGTGGACGGCGGGGAGACCAACCGCCTCACGTACTGGGGCCACGCCCGCACCGAGGCCATCGGCTGGGCCTCGCCCGACGAGGTGATCGTGCGCGGCTGGGGCGGGCACGGCCACCGCTTCTACAACTTCGCGCACACGGTGCCCTTCGAGGGCGGCCAGCCCGCCCGGCTGCCCTACGGCAACCTCAAGAGCCTGGCGGTCGCCGAGCCCGGGGACCAGGGCAGCCCCGTGGTCCTGAGCCGCTTCTACGCCGGCAACTCCTGGCTGTGGAAGGGCTACCGCGGCGGCGCGACCGGACAGCTGTGGATCGACCGCGAGGGCACCGGCGAGTTCGAGCGCTTCCTGGCCGACCTCGACGGCAACCTCGGCGACCCGATGTGGTTCGACGGCCGGGTGGTCTTCCACTCCGACCACCAGGACGGCGTCGCCGAGCTCTACTCCGCGCTGCCCGACGGCACCGACCTGCGCCGCCACACCACCGGCGAGGGCGGCTACTACCTGCGCAACGCCATGACCGACGGCGTCCGCATCGTCTTCCAGCGCGCCGGCCGGCTGTGGGTCATGGAAGACCTCGAAGACGACCCGCGCGCGCTCGACATCCGCCTGCCTGGCGCCCGCACCGCCACCACCAGGCGCCCGATCGACGCCGCGAAGCACCTCGGTGCCGTCTCCCCGGACCGCACCGGCCGCGCCAGCGCCGTCGAGGTCCGCGGCACGGTGCACTGGCTGACGCACAAGGACGGCCCGGCGCGCAGCCTCGGCGCCGAGGAGGGCACGCGCGGCCGGCTGCCGGTCGTGCTCGGCCAGACCGGGCAAGCGGCGTGGATCAGCGACGCCGGCGGCCCGTACTCGATCGAGATCGCCGCCGTGGACGGCTCAGCCCGCCGCAGCATCCTGACCGGCGAGTTCGGGTACGTCAACGAGCTCGTCGCGGCCCCGGACGGCAAGCACCTGGCCGCCGCCACCCGCGACAACAAGCTGCTGCTGGTCGACGTCGACGCCGGCACGCTGCGGGTCGTCGCCGACGGCGAGGGCGCGTTTCGCGCGATGCCGCGCTGGGGCGTGAACTTCGTCTCGGATCCGGCCTTCTCGCCGGACTCGAAGTGGCTGGCCTGGAGTCAGCGTTCGGACATCCCGGACGCCTGGCAGATCCGCGTCGCCGACGTCGAGACCCTGGACACCGTCGACATCACCGAACCCCGGTTCCGGGACTGGAACCCGGTGTTCACCCTCGACGGCAAGCACCTGGCGTTCCTGTCGGCGCGGACGCTGGACTCCTACGAAGAGGACATGTACTTCGACCTCTCCTTCCTGCCCTCGACCCGGCCCTACCTGGTGCCGCTGGCCGAGACCGAGCCCTCGCCGTTCGACCCCGAACTCGGCGGACGCCCGGTGGAGGGCGAGGACGGCGAGGACGCCAAGAAGAATGCTGATGCCGACACCAACACCGACGCCGACGCACCGCCGGCGACCGTGATCGACGCCTTCGGCATCACCACCCGCGCCGTCCCGTTCCCGGTCGCCTCCGGCACCTACGCCGAGCTCGCGGCCGTCAAGGGCGGCGTCGTCTGGCTGGCCAAGCCGATCACCGGCGCGCTCGGCACCCACCTGGCCGGCTCCGGCAAGGACCAGCCGCGCCCGGCCCTGGTGCGCTTCGACCTCGGCAAGCGCGAGGAGCAGACGCTGATCGAGGAGCTCGACGGCTACGCGGTCTCCGGCGACGGCGCGCGCCTGGTCGTCACCGACCACGACGCGCTGTCGGCGCGTCCGGCCGACAAGGCCGACGACGACGCCAAGCCGGAAGCCGTGGACCTGTCCCGGATCCGGCTCTCGGTGCTTCCCGAGGCCGAGCGCACGCAGGCCTTCCTGGACGCCTGGCGCCTTCAGGTCGAGAACTACATCAAGCCGTCCCTGGACGGCCTGGACTGGGACGCGGTCCGTGACCGCTACGCGCCGCTGGTCGCCGCCACCGCGACCGACGACGACTTCGTCGACCTGCTGTGGGAGCTGCAGGGCGAGCTGCGGACCTCGCACGCCTACGTCGACCCGCCGAAGACCTCGCGCGAGGACTCGCGGCAGCAGGGCCTGCTCGGCGCCGACCTGGCTCCGGACGAGAACGGGGTCTGGCGCGTCGTCAGGATCCTGCCGGGCGACAGCTCCGTGCCCGCGGCCCGCTCGCCGCTGCTGGCGCCGGGCATCGCGGCCCGGGTCGGCGACGCGATCACCGCGGTGGACGGCGTCGCCGTCCCGGCGCGCGTCGGTCCGGCCGCGCTGCTGGCGGGCAAGGCCGGCCAGCCGACCGAGCTGGTCCTGGAGAACCAGTCCGGGACCAGGCGGGCCGTGGTCGTGGTCCCGATCGCCGACGAGATCCCGCTGCGCTACCGGGCCTGGGTCACCGACCGCCGGGCGTACGTGCTGGAGAAGTCCGGCGGCCGGCTGGGCTACGTCCACCTGCCCGACCAGGCCGAGCCGGGCTGGGCCGAGTTCCACCGGGACCTGGGCGCGCAGGTGGTGAAGGACGGCCTGGTCGTCGACACCCGCGGCAACCGCGGCGGCCTCACCTCCGCCCTGGTGGTGGAGCGGCTGTTGCGCAAGCCGATCGCGTGGGACTTCGCCCGCGGGGAGCTGCCCGACACCTATCCGCCCTACGCGCCGACCGGGCCGCTGGTCTCGGTGTGCGACGAGGAGGCCGGCAGCGACGGCGACATCATCAACCAGGCGTTCAAGGACAACGGGGTGACCGTGGTCGGCGCGCGCACCTGGGGTGGTGTCATCGGCATGGACGACTGCTTCTACCTGGTGGACGGCACGTTCGTGACGCAGCCGCGCTACGCGCTGGCCTTCAACTCCGTCGGGCTCTACGGCCTGGAGAACCACGGCTGCGAGCCGACGGTGCCCGTCGACTTCCGGCCGCAGGACTTCGTCGCCGAGCGCGATCCGCAACTGGACAAGGCGATCGAGATCGCGCTGGACGCGCTGGCCAAGGAACCGCCGGCGGCCCCGCCGTCGGTGCCGGGAGTGTACGAGCACTGATGACTCAGTCCTCGTATCTGCGGTTCCCGCACCTGGCGGGAGACCTGCTGACGTTCGTCGCCGAAGACGACGTCTGGATCGCCGAGCTGCCCGCCGACGCGGGCGGCCCGGTGCGCGCCGCCCGGTTCACGTCGGACTGGCAGCCGGCCAAGCACCCGAGGCTGTCGCCGGACGGCGCGCTTCTGGCGTGGGCACGGCAGCGTGACGGGGCGCCGGAGGTGTACGCGGCGCCGGTGGACGGCGGCACCCCGAAGCGGCTGACGTACTGGGCCGACCACCGCACCACGGTGCTCGGCTGGGCGTCGGCCGACGAGGTGATCGTGGCCCGCGGTCTGTTGCCGGCGCGCGGGGACGTGCGTGCTTATACGATCCCGGCCGCCGGCGGCCTCCCGGTCCCGCTGCCCTACGGCACCCTGCAGGCGCTCGCGGTCCACGGACCCGGCGGCGCGGTCATGACGCGGCGCGGGGTCTCGCACGACGCGTCATGGTGGAAGCGCTATCGGGGCGGCGGCGCGGGCAAGCTGTGGGTCGACGCGGACGGCTCGGGCGACTTCCAGCGGATCCTGCGCGGGCACGAGGGCAACATCGACGCGCCGATGTGGGTCGGGGACCGCGCGGCGTTCCTGTCCGACGCCGGGGGAGTGTCGGAGCTCTACTCCTGTCTGCCGGACGGCTCCGATCTGCGTCAGCACACCGACCAGCCGTCGGGGTACTTCGCGCGGCACGCCTCCAGCGACGGTACGCGCGTGGTGTTCATGCGGAACGGCCGGTTGTGGCTGTTGGACGGGCTCGACGGGCTGGACGGTTCTGACGGATCTGACGGGCCTGACGGGTCTGACAGCCGGGCGCGGCCCCTGGACGTGCGGCTGGCCGGGGCCCGAATAGGCCGCACCGAGCATCCGGTCCAGGCCTCGAAGAACCTGGGCGGGTTCGCGGCCGACCGGACCGGTCGGGCCATCGCGGTCTCCGTGCGCGGCACCGTGCACTGGCTGGCCGCCAAGGACGGTCCGGCGCGGGCGCTCGCGGTGACGCCGGGAGTCCGGGCACGGATACCGGTGGTGCTCGGCGAGACCGGGTCGGCGGCGTGGGTGACCGACGCCGGCGGGGAGTGGTCGATCGAGATCGGGCCGGTCGACGGAGAGGGCGAGGTCCGCAGGATCCTGACCGGCGAGGTGACGCGGGTCGCGGATCTGGTGGCCTCGCCGGACGGTGCGCACCTGGCCGTCTCCACCGAGGACAACCGGCTGCTGGTGGTCGAGGTCGAGAGCGGGACGGCCCGGACCGCGGTCGGCGGCTCTCACAACGCCTGGGGGACGCTGGCCGAGGACCCGGTGTTCTCGCCGGACTCGCGGTGGCTGGCCTGGGCCGAGGGGACGTCGTCGGCCCGGCCGCGCCGGATCCGGCTCGCCGACGTGGCGACGCTGACACCGGTCGACGTGACCGACGGCCGGTTCCTGGACTGGAGTCCGGCGTTCACGCTGGACGGCAAGCATCTGGCGTTCCTGTCCAGCCGGACCTACGACCCCTATTACGCGGACGAGGTGTTCGACCTCTACTTCGTCCCCGGGGATCGGCCGTATCTGGTGCCGCTGGCGGCCGACGAGCCGTCTCCGTTCGCGCCGTCGTTGTTGGGGCGGCCGATCAAAGAGGAGACGAAGCCGGACTCCGACGACCGGGACTCCGACGACGAGAACGACACCGACAACGCCGACGACACCGACGGCAGCACTAAGGACAGCACCAAAGACAGCACCGAGGACTCCGGCGGCTCCAACGCTGATGCACGTTCGGACGCACCCCGAGCGCCGCGTACCCGGGTCGACGTCGAGGGCATCGCAGGCCGGATCGTGCCCTTCCCGGTGCCGACCGGCAACTACTACGGACTGCGCGCGGCGAAGGGCGGCGTGCTGTGGCTGGAGAGCTTCAAGCACGGCGCGCTCGGAGACAGCCTGGCGGACCCCTCGGACGAGGCCGACAAGCCCCGGCTGCGGCGGTATGACTTCACCAAACGCGACGTGCTGACCCTCGCCGACGAGGCGACCTCCTTCGACGTCACCGGCGACGGCAGCCGGGTGCTGGTCAGCGACGGCGGCGCGCTGCGGCAGCAGCCCTCCGACGCCCGGGGCGACAACGGCGACCGGGAGCCGCTGGACCTGGACCGGATCCGGGTCACCGTGGACCCGGTCGCCGAGCGGCGCCAGGAACTGCGCGAGGCCTGGCTGCTGCAGCGCGACTTCTACTGGCGCGAGGACCTCGGCGGGATCGACTGGACCGGGGTGTGGGAGCGGTACGCGCCGCTGGTCGAGGCCGTGGCCACCCAGGACGACCTGGTGGACCTGCTCTGGGAGATGCAGGGCGAGCTGGGCACCTCGCACGCCTACGTCATCCCGACGGGCAACGGCTTCGATCCGGCCCGCAGACAGGGCCGGCTCGGGGCCGACCTGGAGCCCGACTCCGAGGGACGCTGGCGGATCACCCGCATCCTGCCCGGCGACGCCTCGGTGGCGCAGGCGCGATCGCCGTTCGAGGCGCCCGGGGTCGGCGCCCGGATCGGCGACGTGGTGGCCGCGATCGACGGCCGGCCGGTGGACCCCGAGCTCGGGCCGGGACCGCTGCTGGCCGGGAAGGCGGGCAAGCCGACCGAGGTGCTGCTGGTGCGCGACGCGGAGTCCGATGCGCGGGTGTTCCAGGGCGCTGATGCCGACGCCGACGCCGCCGCCGAGGGTTCGGGCACGGTCCGGCCCCGCCGCGTGGTGGTCGTCCCGCTCGAGGACGAGCGGCTGCTGCGCTACCAGGCGTGGGTCGCCGACCGGCGGGCTTATGTGCGGGAGCGTTCCGGCGGTCGTCTGGGCTACGTCCACCTTCCCGACCAAGGGGTGCGGGGCTGGGCCGCGTTCCATCGCGACCTCGCGACGCAGACCGTCTGCGAGGGTCTGGTCGTCGACACCCGCAACAACGGCGGCGGGAACACCTCGTCGCTGGTCGTGGAGCAGCTGATGCGCCGCGTCGTCGGGTGGGGGCTGGCGCGCGGGCGGGTGGCGCGCACCTATCCGCAGGCGGCGGTCCGCGGGCCGCTGGTGTCGGTCTGCGACGAGGACTCCGGGTCCGACGGCGACATCATCAACCAGTACCTGAAGGACCGGGGCGTGCCCATCGTCGGGACGCGGACGTGGGGCGGGGTGGTCGGCATCGACTCCCGGTTCCGCCTGCTGGACCGCACCCTGGTGACGCAGCCCAAGTACATGAACTGGTTCGAGTCGGTCGGCTACGGCTTGGAGAACCACGGCTGCGATCCGACCGTCGAGGTCGAATTCACCCCGGCCGACGCCCACGCCGGCCGGGATCCACAGCTCGACACCGCCGTCGACCTGGCGTTGGCCTCGCTCGCGGAGCATCCGGCCGCGACCGCGCCGGAGCGCCCCTGGATGTGAGTGCACGCGGTGGCTGCCGGCGGTCGGCAGTCACCGCGTACGTGACAACCACGACTACCCCGGGTGCGCCCGGGGAATCCCGCGCTATGGTGGCTCGGTGGCTCCGAGCGGTCTAGTCCACCGGTGGACCACAGTTCGCCTGCGGCACGACACTGCCGCGGGACCCGGCAAGACACGGCCACGGGGGCCACGTTCATGAGGTGGGATTGGTCAGTGGTGGTGCAGTACGGGCTGCTCGGACCGGTCCGCGCGCTGCGAGTGGGCGCCGCGGGAGAACCAGCCGAGGAGCTCAAAGTAGGGTCCCCGCAACAGCAGGCCGTGCTGGCGCTGCTGGCGTCACGGGCCGGTCGGGTGGCGACAGCCGACGAACTCATCGAGGGCCTGTGGGGCGACGAGCCGCCCGAGGGCGCGCTCGGGACGGTGCGCACCTATGCGTTCCGACTCCGTAAGGTCTTCGGCGCGGAGGCCTTAGCGTCCATAGCCGGCGGCTACGCGCTACGTGCGGAGCGTTCGCACGTCGACCTGTTCACCTTCGAAGATCACGTCTCGACC
The sequence above is drawn from the Catenulispora sp. MAP5-51 genome and encodes:
- a CDS encoding PDZ domain-containing protein, whose protein sequence is MTQSSYLRFPHLAGDLLTFVAEDDVWIAELPADAGGPVRAARFTSDWQPAKHPRLSPDGALLAWARQRDGAPEVYAAPVDGGTPKRLTYWADHRTTVLGWASADEVIVARGLLPARGDVRAYTIPAAGGLPVPLPYGTLQALAVHGPGGAVMTRRGVSHDASWWKRYRGGGAGKLWVDADGSGDFQRILRGHEGNIDAPMWVGDRAAFLSDAGGVSELYSCLPDGSDLRQHTDQPSGYFARHASSDGTRVVFMRNGRLWLLDGLDGLDGSDGSDGPDGSDSRARPLDVRLAGARIGRTEHPVQASKNLGGFAADRTGRAIAVSVRGTVHWLAAKDGPARALAVTPGVRARIPVVLGETGSAAWVTDAGGEWSIEIGPVDGEGEVRRILTGEVTRVADLVASPDGAHLAVSTEDNRLLVVEVESGTARTAVGGSHNAWGTLAEDPVFSPDSRWLAWAEGTSSARPRRIRLADVATLTPVDVTDGRFLDWSPAFTLDGKHLAFLSSRTYDPYYADEVFDLYFVPGDRPYLVPLAADEPSPFAPSLLGRPIKEETKPDSDDRDSDDENDTDNADDTDGSTKDSTKDSTEDSGGSNADARSDAPRAPRTRVDVEGIAGRIVPFPVPTGNYYGLRAAKGGVLWLESFKHGALGDSLADPSDEADKPRLRRYDFTKRDVLTLADEATSFDVTGDGSRVLVSDGGALRQQPSDARGDNGDREPLDLDRIRVTVDPVAERRQELREAWLLQRDFYWREDLGGIDWTGVWERYAPLVEAVATQDDLVDLLWEMQGELGTSHAYVIPTGNGFDPARRQGRLGADLEPDSEGRWRITRILPGDASVAQARSPFEAPGVGARIGDVVAAIDGRPVDPELGPGPLLAGKAGKPTEVLLVRDAESDARVFQGADADADAAAEGSGTVRPRRVVVVPLEDERLLRYQAWVADRRAYVRERSGGRLGYVHLPDQGVRGWAAFHRDLATQTVCEGLVVDTRNNGGGNTSSLVVEQLMRRVVGWGLARGRVARTYPQAAVRGPLVSVCDEDSGSDGDIINQYLKDRGVPIVGTRTWGGVVGIDSRFRLLDRTLVTQPKYMNWFESVGYGLENHGCDPTVEVEFTPADAHAGRDPQLDTAVDLALASLAEHPAATAPERPWM
- a CDS encoding PDZ domain-containing protein gives rise to the protein MTQTTTYLRYPHLSGSTLTFVADDDVWLTDLPGFAASARAWRVTSDRVPVKRPLLSPDGSRVAWTSAREGVVEAFALPVDGGETNRLTYWGHARTEAIGWASPDEVIVRGWGGHGHRFYNFAHTVPFEGGQPARLPYGNLKSLAVAEPGDQGSPVVLSRFYAGNSWLWKGYRGGATGQLWIDREGTGEFERFLADLDGNLGDPMWFDGRVVFHSDHQDGVAELYSALPDGTDLRRHTTGEGGYYLRNAMTDGVRIVFQRAGRLWVMEDLEDDPRALDIRLPGARTATTRRPIDAAKHLGAVSPDRTGRASAVEVRGTVHWLTHKDGPARSLGAEEGTRGRLPVVLGQTGQAAWISDAGGPYSIEIAAVDGSARRSILTGEFGYVNELVAAPDGKHLAAATRDNKLLLVDVDAGTLRVVADGEGAFRAMPRWGVNFVSDPAFSPDSKWLAWSQRSDIPDAWQIRVADVETLDTVDITEPRFRDWNPVFTLDGKHLAFLSARTLDSYEEDMYFDLSFLPSTRPYLVPLAETEPSPFDPELGGRPVEGEDGEDAKKNADADTNTDADAPPATVIDAFGITTRAVPFPVASGTYAELAAVKGGVVWLAKPITGALGTHLAGSGKDQPRPALVRFDLGKREEQTLIEELDGYAVSGDGARLVVTDHDALSARPADKADDDAKPEAVDLSRIRLSVLPEAERTQAFLDAWRLQVENYIKPSLDGLDWDAVRDRYAPLVAATATDDDFVDLLWELQGELRTSHAYVDPPKTSREDSRQQGLLGADLAPDENGVWRVVRILPGDSSVPAARSPLLAPGIAARVGDAITAVDGVAVPARVGPAALLAGKAGQPTELVLENQSGTRRAVVVVPIADEIPLRYRAWVTDRRAYVLEKSGGRLGYVHLPDQAEPGWAEFHRDLGAQVVKDGLVVDTRGNRGGLTSALVVERLLRKPIAWDFARGELPDTYPPYAPTGPLVSVCDEEAGSDGDIINQAFKDNGVTVVGARTWGGVIGMDDCFYLVDGTFVTQPRYALAFNSVGLYGLENHGCEPTVPVDFRPQDFVAERDPQLDKAIEIALDALAKEPPAAPPSVPGVYEH